The genomic interval TTTTTCTAAGTCTTCACTTTCCATACTTAAAATTTCCGTAATTCGCTCGGTTGCGCCTTTAGCTTTCTGCAATTGAGTAAAGAATGTCACAAAAGAAGTTAGCAGGAAAAATAATTTGGAATAAATAAGTAAAAAAGCAACTAAAGTTCCTGCTGTTAAAGTTCCTGCTTGTACACGAATACCACCATAGACTATAATTGAAACAATGATAGCCATCATAACTAAAGATATAATTGGCCCGATAATAGAAAGTAGCTTGGCTTCTTTTAAACCATATTTAAATAAGCGGTGAATCCCATTATTACCATGTTCAATTCGATTTTTTCACCATTAGATGATTTCATTAAACGAATTTCTGATAAAGTTTGACTCACAATTCCAGTAAAATCGGCAGTTTCACTTTGAGTTTCTCTAGAAATATTTGCCATTTTTGCTCCTAACGGCATAATAAGCACTGCAGTCACAGGAATAGAAATTAACATGATTATTGTCATTTTCCAGTCCATAATCATTAATATAATTATTGCACCAATAATTGAAATAATCCCATTAATAAACTGGGGGAAATGCTGTGTAATTAAATCTTTAACTAGGGTTGTGTCGTTAATTAAACGACTGACAATCTCACCTGTTTTAGTTTCATCAAAATAAGAGACTGGCAGATGAACAAGTTTCCCCAAACTTTTTCGCGTAAGCGAGCAACCATTTGTTGTCCCATATAACTTAACATGTACATTGAAACACCATCTGTAATTGCTTGACAAATAAATATAAAAAAAATACCCATAATTACGATCCAATTCAAAGATTCTATTGAAAAATTGTCAATCAAGCTTTTAGTAAATAATGGCACAACTAATCCAATTAAGGTAGTAACTAAACTAAAAATCAAGCTAAAGAAAATCAATATTTTTTTTGGCTTAGTGTTATTCAATAAATTAAAAAAATTTTTCCATGAACCCGTTTTAAATGTGCTTGTTTTTTCCATCTTATCATTCTCCTTTTATCAAATAACGTTAGATTTTTATTATAACTTACTTTTATTTTTTTCACTAGCATTTTAAAGTTACTATTTTTTGATTACCTGATAAAAATTTTATTATCAATTTTTTGAAGTTATTTAATAAACGTTATACCTTTATATTTTCACAAGAAAACGAACGGATAGAATCCTATTAGATGAGCTTTTTAGAACTAGACCACTTTTTCTTCACAAGGATTTGCGCTGAACCCCTTACGGGGCGTGGCACTTGTTTTAATGGACATTATGTAAAGTCTCTCGACCCGGAGGGACTTTTTTGTTATTTAATTGCACTTTCGTAACAGGTGGGTTATTATTAAGTTGCGAGATGAGATAAGGTCTGTATGAATAGCACAAAAGCCAACCCTAATGCGAATAGGGTTGGCTTTTTTTTCGTTCGTTGCGACTCCGAACGTGTGGGTCAGGAACAACTTGCGAGATTATCGTCTAATCATCTAACCAATGTTCAACTAGCAATAATACTAGTCCCACTAAAAGTGGAGCGATAACCAATGAGATAAGGTTTTCCATAAATAGCACCCCCTTTCGGGAGCAAGCTGCCAACTTCACTATAACAAAAATAGAATACTAAAAATAGAGGGTCTCGTCCCACAAAAAACATCGATAAAAAATAAAGTCCTGTTTTCAAGAAAGAGCATAAGGAAAACTGTACCCACTTACGTGAGAACCCTAGCAGTGCTAGGAGTTTTTCATGGGTACAGTTTTTTCATAAAACCGTTGGTGAACCGTCACTGAACCGAGCGAAAACCGTCGGTAAATCATGCTCTTTTTTTCTAATCCATTCGTAAAAAAAATCAAAAAATATATTTTTCTTGCTCCATAAATTTCGTAAGTGTGACTACACTTGCAATGCTTGCAACAAACCTGACCCTTGAAAAACTGAATGGGAAACATTCCTGAAGGACGCACTTACACAAACTGAAAAGTTTGGTTGCTGAAGTAAAAAGAACTGGATCTGGTCGACGACGTTTTTTTCCTTTTGCGAGCAGAGCAACATGCTAGCATGTGACACTTTTTTATCCACTAGCAACAGAAAAAATCGTCGTTAGTGGATGATTTTTTTGGGTTCCCCAATCCCCTAAAACCAAAATTTTAAAAAAATTTTTTCGACCAATTGACCAAAAAATTGAAACAGGCAACGACTAAAAATTCGCAACATGTCCCCATGTTGCTCTGCTCGCAAAAGGAAAATATACCTTTTAAAAAAACTGTCAGAGACTTGAATCGACTCTTGATTTTTTCGCTTTCAGCACGATTGACTTTGTCAATGTATAAGTGCGCCCTGTTCAAAAAATTCACTGGATCATTTTTAGGGACTTTGTTGGATTTATTTTTTCAAATTTTCTTTTTCAAAACCCCACGTGGGAAATTTAAAACTCGGTAGAGACCAGGTACACAAAAAATTGAGATGCGTATAAATGGGCACTCCTTCAGTTTTTCATTTTCTCAAACTATCTTGTGACAGCTGGTTATGGATTTTGTTCAGCTTAAACTTTTAGTTATTTTCTTGTTTTTGTGCTTAAAACACATTTTAAGACGTTTTAGATTAAATGTAATTTCTTATCAGCAATCACCCTTAAAAAAGATTCTAAGGTGATTCTTTTACGTTTTAGCGCTATTCAAACCTCCTAGTCACATTTTGATTAAAAAAGCGTGAAAGTAGTTAACAAAAAAACGCCTCTAGAATCCGTTTTAAGCTCGTGTAGCTTGTTTGTGCGTATTTATCTTGAATCATAAGTAAAAGCGTTGTAGTGAGCTTAAAAACGGATTCTAGAAGGTAAAAAGGGCTAGGTTAGTGAGTGAGGGTAGCGAAGGGAACTTGTTTCTGCTAACGTTTTTGATTTTATAAAATTCTTTAGCTTGCGGAGCATGTTTCCTTTTTGTCTTGTTTTCATTTTACTCAAAGGACTTGCAAGCAAGTCGACTTTTTTTATTTTTTACCTAAAGAAAAATTTCACACACAGTAGTTTAAGATTAACTACTATATTAACTGATAAGATAAATTACTAAGAATAACTACTAGGGTTGCTCTTTTCCTTGGGAGAGTAGGCTTAGGTGGTGGGGGTCAGTAACAGTTTTGCAGTGTACTAGTAACAAGTTTGCAGTGTATTAGTAACAGTTTTGCAGTGTACTAGTAACAAGTTTGCAGTGTACTAGTAACAAAAAAAAATTGACTGTTACTAGTTGGTGGTGTATTATTAATACGAATCATATTAACAATACATTTTATGAGGTGTTCAAATGAGCAACGATGTAGTTAGATACAATAATGGGTTCAATACTGTACCATTAAGACAATTTACGCCTGTAGAGATGGATATTTTTTGGGCTGTTTGCTCAAAAATGAAAAGGAAAGGAGTACAAGAAATAACTTTCAATTTTGGTGTATTTAAAGAGCTCTCTCATTACAGTAGAGACAGCATGGAGAGCTTTTATAATTCTTTAAAATCCTTTTCTGATAAATTAGGAACATTGACTTACCGATTTGAAAATGAAGACGAATTTGAACAATTATGGCTATTTCAAAGATTTTTTATTAATAAAAAAAAAGAAACTGTTACAATACAGGTAAGCGAAAAGTTTGAATTTATTTTAAACTCTATTGGATCTAATTTCACTAGATTTGAACTTGAAATTATAACTAACCTATCTAGTGGTTACACAAAAGAACTATATAGACAATTGATGTCTCACAGAGATAAAAATTATAGAAGAGGTGCTTGGTTTGTAAAAATCGAAGATTTTAAAACCGCATTATCAATACCAAAAAGTTATCAAATGACTAATATTGATGTCCGTATATTTGAGAGGGCTAAAAAAGAATTCACTACCCCTGATAAAAGCGGAAACGTTGTTTTTTCTACATTCAAAGTTGAAAAAGTAAAAGCTCGCAAAGGTAATAAAATCCAAAGTTTTAAAATTTACTTTGCAGAGCCTAACCCACTGAAAATACCAAATTTATGATTATGTATCAATTCAAAATAAATGGATAATTTCGAAAAAAAAAGCATGAATATAAATACTCATGCTTTCTGTAACTAAATCATTCCAGGTTGACTAGCTTGCCATGCAGGCCCGCCAACTAATTTCCACCAAATTCCAAAACCTGATGCTGGTGCTCCAAAAAGTTTACCCATAAAGTATCACTCCTTTTTACAATTAGAATAATTACTTTTTAAATATATAACAAGTATAATCGCAAGTCAATGATTGATTTTATATTTTTAAGTAAAATAAATAAAATTTTCTTGTATTGGGGATATTATCGACATTTTTATTAATATCCATATAACAAGAAATCCAATTCCAATAAATATAAGCAATAAGGTATATAGTATAGTTGTTATCGAAGCTGTTTTTTCTTTAATTGCATTTTTAATAAGAAATGCTGCTGAGCATAAAAATAAAATTGCTAGTACTGGCATATTTTTCTCCTTTTCAAAAAATAATAAATTATGGAGGTAAAAAACTTATGAGTCTTCTTTCTTTCTAATTAATCATAACAAACTATTAATCTTTTTTCTCATCTTTTTTAGTCTTAATATAATTATAGCATTTTTCAGAATGTATAAAGATATAAAAAACAAGTTATCTCGTAAAGAAATTATAAAAAAATTTTCAAAGAATTGTTTATTTGGAACATTCCACATTATAGATTTAATTGTTGGTCTGTAAATATCTTATTTTAATATCGCGCAAAGTGTCCTGCCTATATAGGCAGGACACTTTGCTGAATTAAATTAACTTTTATGTTAATTGGTATTCTACAAAACTACGATACAAATCATGATTAGCTACTAATTCACTATGAGATCCCATACCAGTAATACGTCCTTGTTCAATAAAAATAATTTTATCCGCTTGAAAAATAGTTGATAGTCGATGGGCAATGACGAATGTTGTTCTGCCTTCCATCAAATTGCTTAAGGCCTGTTGAACAACACCTTCTGATTGACTATCCAAACTTGCAGTGGCTTCATCTAGCATTAATATTTTAGGATCACGTAAAAATGCTCTAGCAATTGAAATTCGTTGCCGTTGCCCCCCAGATAATTTAATTCCTCGTTCGCCAACCTCTGTGTCTAACCCCTTAGGCAACTCGCGAATGAAAGTTTCAGCATATGCTAGCTTAGCTACTTTCCAAAGCTCATCTTCAGAAAATTCTTGTTCCAATCCATAGGTTAAATTATCTCGAATACTCCCAGATAACATCGCGCTTTCTTGCGAGACATAGCCAACCTGACGTCGCCAAGAATGTAATGAAATTGATTCTAATGGTGTCGTACCAACTTCAATACTGCCTTCTTTAACAGAGTAGTAACGTTCTAGTAAAGAAAACAGAGTCGTTTTTCCAGATCCACTAGGTCCTGCAAAGGCTATAACTTCTCCAGGATTTGTTTCAAAATTGATACCGGTTAAGATAGGTTCGTCTGGATTATATTCAAATGAAACACCCATCATTTGAATCGTTTTTCCAGCTACATCAAAATCCAGGCCTTTTTCTAAGTCTTCACTTTCCATACTTAAAATTTCCGTAATTCGCTCGGTTGCGCCTTTAGCTTTCTGCAATTGAGTAAAGAATGTCACAAAAGAAGTTACAGGAAAAATAATTTGGAATAAATAAAGTAAAAAAGCAACTAAAGTTCCTGCTGTTAAAGTTCCTGCTTGTACACGAATACCACCATAGACTATAATTGAAACAATGATAGCCATCATAACTAAAGATATAATTGGCCCGATAATAGAAAGTAGCTTGGCTTCTTTTAAACCATATTTAAATAAGCGGTGAATCCCATTATTACCATGTTCAATTTCGATTTTTTCACCATTAGATGATTTCATTAAACGAATTTCTGATAAAGTTTGACTCACAATTCCAGTAAAATCGGCAGTTTCACTTTGAGTTTCTCTAGAAATATTTGCCATTTTTGCTCCTAACGGCATAATAAGCACTGCAGTCACAGGAATAGAAATTAACATGATTATTGTCATTTTCCAGTCCATAATCATTAATATAATTATTGCACCAATAATTGAAATAATCCCATTAATAAACTGGGGGAAATGCTGTGTAATTAAATCTTTAACTAGGGTTGTGTCGTTAATTAAACGACTGACAATCTCACCTGTTTTAGTTTCATCAAAATAAGAGACTGGCAGATGAACAAGTTTCCCCCAAACTTTTTCGCGTAAGCGAGCAACCATTTGTTGTCCCATATAACTTAACATGTACATTGAAACACCATCTGTAATTGCTTGACAAATAAATATAAAAAAAATACCCATAATTACGATCCAATTCAAAGATTCTATTGAAAAATTGTCAATCAAGCTTTTAGTAAATAATGGCACAACTAATCCAATTAAGGTAGTAACTAAACTAAAAATCAAGCTAAAGAAAATCAATATTTTTTTGGCTTAGTGTTATTCAATAAATTAAAAAAATTTTTCCATGAACCCGTTTTAAATGTGCTTGTTTTTTCCATCTTATCATTCTCCTTTTATCAAATAACGTTAGATTTTTATTATAACTTACTTTTATTTTTTTCACTAGCATTTTAAAGTTACTATTTTTTGATTACCTGATAAAAATTTTATTATCAATTTTTTGAAGTTATTTAATAAACGTTATACCTTTATATTTTCACAAGAAAACGAACGGATAGAATCCTATTAGATGAGCTTTTTAGAACTAGACCACTTTTTCTTCACAAGGATTTGCGCTGAACCCCTTACGGGGCGTGGCACTTGTTTTAATGGACATTATGTAAAGTCTCTCGACCCGGAGGGACTTTTTTGTTATTTAATTGCACTTTCGTAACAGGTGGGTTATTATTAAGTTGCGAGATGAGATAAGGTCTGTATGAATAGCACAAAAGCCAACCCTAATGCGAATAGGGTTGGCTTTTTTTTCGTTCGTTGCGACTCCGAACGTGTGGGTCAGGAACAACTTGCGAGATTATCGTCTAATCATCTAACCAATGTTCAACTAGCAATAATACTAGTCCCACTAAAAGTGGAGCGATAACCAATGAGATAAGGTTTTCCATAAATAGCACCCCCTTTCGGGAGCAAGCTGCCAACTTCACTATAACAAAAATAGAATACTAAAAATAGAGGGTCTCGTCCCACAAAAAACATCGATAAAAAATAAAGTCCTGTTTTCAAGAAAGAGCATAAGGAAAACTGTACCCACTTACGTGAGAACCCTAGCAGTGCTAGGAGTTTTTCATGGGTACAGTTTTTTCATAAAACCGTTGGTGAACCGTCACTGAACCGAGCGAAAACCGTCGGTAAATCATGCTCTTTTTTTCTAATCCATTCGTAAAAAAAATCAAAAAATATATTTTTCTTGCTCCATAAATTTCGTAAGTGTGACTACACTTGCAATGCTTGCAACAAACCTGACCCTTGAAAAACTGAATGGGAAACATTCCTGAAGGACGCACTTACACAAACTGAAAAGTTTGGTTGCTGAAGTAAAAAGAACTGGATCTGGTCGACGACGTTTTTTTCCTTTTGCGAGCAGAGCAACATGCTAGCATGTGACACTTTTTTATCCACTAGCAACAGAAAAAATCGTCGTTAGTGGATGATTTTTTTGGGTTCCCCAATCCCCTAAAACCAAAATTTTAAAAAAATTTTTTCGACCAATTGACCAAAAAATTGAAACAGGCAACGACTAAAAATTCGCAACATGTCCCCATGTTGCTCTGCTCGCAAAAGGAAAATATACCTTTTAAAAAAACTGTCAGAGACTTGAATCGACTCTTGATTTTTTCGCTTTCAGCACGATTGACTTTGTCAATGTATAAGTGCGCCCTGTTCAAAAAATTCACTGGATCATTTTTAGGGACTTTGTTGGATTTATTTTTTTCAAATTTTCTTTTTCAAAACCCCACGTGGGAAATTTAAAACTCGGTAGAGACCAGGTACACAAAAAATTGAGATGCGTATAAATGGGCACTCCTTCAGTTTTTCATTTTCTCAAACTATCTTGTGACAGCTGGTTATGGATTTTGTTCAGCTTAAACTTTTAGTTATTTTCTTGTTTTTGTGCTTAAAACACATTTTAAGACGTTTTAGATTAAATGTAATTTCTTATCAGCAATCACCCTTAAAAAAGATTCTAAGGTGATTCTTTTACGTTTTAGCGCTATTCAAACCTCCTAGTCACATTTTGATTAAAAAAGCGTGAAAGTAGTTAACAAAAAAACGCCTCTAGAATCCGTTTTAAGCTCGTGTAGCTTGTTTGTGCGTATTTATCTTGAATCATAAGTAAAAGCGTTGTAGTGAGCTTAAAAACGGATTCTAGAAGGTAAAAAGGGCTAGGTTAGTGAGTGAGGGTAGCGAAGGGAACTTGTTTCTGCTAACGTTTTTGATTTTATAAAATTCTTTAGCTTGCGGAGCATGTTTCCTTTTTGTCTTGTTTTCATTTTACTCAAAGGACTTGCAAGCAAGTCGACTTTTTTTATTTTTTACCTAAAGAAAAATTTCACACACAGTAGTTTAAGATTAACTACTATATTAACTGATAAGATAAATTACTAAGAATAACTA from Carnobacterium maltaromaticum DSM 20342 carries:
- a CDS encoding type I toxin-antitoxin system Fst family toxin, which translates into the protein MENLISLVIAPLLVGLVLLLVEHWLDD
- a CDS encoding replication initiation protein, with translation MSNDVVRYNNGFNTVPLRQFTPVEMDIFWAVCSKMKRKGVQEITFNFGVFKELSHYSRDSMESFYNSLKSFSDKLGTLTYRFENEDEFEQLWLFQRFFINKKKETVTIQVSEKFEFILNSIGSNFTRFELEIITNLSSGYTKELYRQLMSHRDKNYRRGAWFVKIEDFKTALSIPKSYQMTNIDVRIFERAKKEFTTPDKSGNVVFSTFKVEKVKARKGNKIQSFKIYFAEPNPLKIPNL